The genomic window GTTTTCTCTTCTACCTAGAGCTTGCAAGAACATACGCcattaattacaataattataACTCATATGATTTAGGAAACAAAGCAAGTGGAAAACAATTTGGATATGGAGGCTTTGGTGGCTATCCTTATGGTGGCTACGGAGGATACGGTCATGGAGGCTACGGTGGCTATGGATATGGAGGCTATGGAGGTTACGGAGGACTTGGATATGGTGGATATTTCTAAATTGCAAATGTTTTAATCTATTTGTGaactttttgttgatttttgttaaaataattttatataatatatgtatacatatattttgTTACACAATGGCTTTTACCATTTTCTAAGCGCCATTCAGGGGTCGAAGGAACTTAAAAGATCCCTACTAAGTACTTTTATTGTCACATAATCTACAACAATGAGCGTCTTCACAATTCTCTAGAAGCAATAAGATAAGCTAAACCTGAAGTTTGCTTTATTTGCTTTGTAAACAAAGTCTGTATAGTCGTTTGAGAAAATTAGATTAAGTTTGTGTTCGtctgttttccccaggggtggtcAAATCGAGCAAATAGTCTTAGAATTTcgtgagagggcttattcgaacggaaattaaaagttctggtgccattttaaatgatcaaaaagattggagggcaactagccccactCACCTCACCCTCTTccccccaaaatcgtccgattaaaatttttaaatagccggTTAGTtcagaatatttgaaaaattctgaaaatatgcCTTCACAGATAAcgaacgcccccccccccctcagcatGCGGGAGAAAATCCTTAGAGTATAGTTTTGCCCGTTTTATACGCATAGCAttattattgggaagcatgcagACACTTTTGAGGGGGCTTGTATTTGTGTTTGGGGTGAGTTTCCTTAGGGATAATTTTCTGTGTGGAGCGAAATTTCTGGTTTGAACTTTCGAAGCAAAATTTTACACTTGAAGGGCTtaacagaattcctatacggaATATTTCTTATTGgtccttttttctctttgcctACTCGGCTGGAGGAATTTCAGCGTGTTTGGATTTCTGGAATAATTTCCACTGAAGTTAGATTGCCAGAGTAATCGAAAAAACGATTAGAACTCTGTCTTTTTAAAATGTAAGTAAGCTAAGGGAGCCAGGATTAAATTGTATGGAAGGAATTTTATAAGGGAGGGGGGTAGTTTACGTGAAAGGAACTTTACAATGAGATTTTTCATGCGGAGGGGAGAAAATATTCCATAGGTGGTAAGCCAGATTTCCTAGCATTGTTtgaaaagcgatcagaaattaaattaaaaaaaaaggtttttttcaaatgaaaataaggaaaaacattaaaactcaaaatgaacagaaattattctgtatatgaaggaaCAATCTAACTCCTCAATATCTTGGTCTTTGCGCTAAGTTTCACTTTTTGTCCCAAATAATTGAACGACCTCTGACACACAAAGGGGTTTTAATTAGAttaggaagctttttttaagtgataagAACTTATCAGGGAAGAGGAAGGCACTGAGGAGGGGTGcgaccccttcatatatggaaaattttggttcattttgagtttcaatgttgcttctGACCTTcacttgaaaatattatttttttatttaacacagcaataaaacatgtttttaggGGTAAACGCATGTGAAGTTACTTATACAAAACACATATATTTCGTATTCtggtaaaaatcaaaacaaaaatgtgtttaatcTTAGCAAAGTAAGAAAA from Artemia franciscana chromosome 10, ASM3288406v1, whole genome shotgun sequence includes these protein-coding regions:
- the LOC136031625 gene encoding shematrin-like protein 2; this translates as MKIFVSMVVCLTFICLVSFATARPRGGFSIEPRDGSGARGQVPEEGNKASGKQFGYGGFGGYPYGGYGGYGHGGYGGYGYGGYGGYGGLGYGGYF